One window of Pieris napi chromosome 14, ilPieNapi1.2, whole genome shotgun sequence genomic DNA carries:
- the LOC125055916 gene encoding uncharacterized protein LOC125055916 isoform X1 has protein sequence MAQYYQIAVGQGHQLTLEDLQRYCPNICLDGRIVVNQDDQQYGQQVVVQQADQGNEIIVSEGVQVQPQLVVSEGLPYQQQYIIRHDQPPPPPPPPSNRPEFQQQQSQSHQQQTLLRHQVYYTSDLPVDTQVVFQHAPQIVDASLMQQSTPRSQHLVNPVHVLSSPSVLHPSQQPPPQPPPPPPPPPPQHATQSQSQPQPQPQMSRASPQLLQQLQHHQIQFQQLQQQQQQQLQQQQQLQHQLQQQQQQQHQTHQQHLQSQQIQHQQQVMQTAYINQAGTPTRPPPQRLLNQSLSNNGVTLVRTPVRTMRPRRPVVRNATSPASPLQVPARLLNPQMLQPSSSGSSPVGATVRATMNTAPARVRTPRPASPRVLNSHAGHTQHRPPRPRTPLLQQQQQQQQQQHQLAQHLLGQQVQQQQLNQLKLSQQQQQIIINQNHGQQARIITPQGTIVTQCLNQSPLQSHQNNGSLTNVPQTQQLQQIKKVVVTPNNANEMDDLEESITAAIVQKNIANDNVNTQFQTSPMRQSTSVSQPVNSHQINYPQHSFQPDNVLRIYESPHVQHVHQHQVMMEQDTSDPEERQLVTLSSGHRITIAEYRRLQSSRVLSQQHLHQQQLQQQQPRETARQTLVKSKEQQRPVQRVHPMQTQPPTPISENNEAGSGPSEQSAEPQSAKMLIFLQNGEQRLITFTLPKESCTLQEVLEQVNVPFTEDTHIQCMQNTSSEIDYFVSVGSTTRIEDMLENHPMLVGDIASRSSPSVGPQSQSSEMSTPEKPPCPESTSSSPESPKSPPPRFVDGKLAVCKSCGYSGFDFNRCQRCKRVFTEEPKSVTIQNKGMEQKKKEGEKSALEKQIPCGDGIKINLLKQTVKNLNNKIVVQEKGKPTRVRKPRGKQPDPEPVILTLSSDEEDSNSSMLSNQMEQNLHSKEPSLLEIEGDTPDSGIGFDFVDESREEISQNMANIVSSFKCRTIRIGSYRYTPKEKIFISPRGIKIIAPSLKNESKEVALQIQLKDIVRILVHFGKGLPVIFLYTTSKCGGYIRKSLEMVDELGPYYNPSAKIDAYKRITLLPDVISDDLKTSFQTLYGSVLVDLTTKEANEILVRTCPKETSICKVTTRSASASSNTGVKSVNTAEQIRQILIYPPGKGGIPINTEDYMCLAQDQFLNDVIIDFYLKYLVHDTLTISQREKTHIFSTFFYKRLTTKPSKVNKSSNPLEWDNSLTPAQKRHARVKTWTKNVNIFDKDFIVVPINENCHWFVAIICFPSLEGCRSMIDNRIVIPQATKRKERKSSMQIGNTTITPLSKQEQLTLNCDSDNLSERDEAEADESDLDMQCDSEEDETEKPVEKKPEVPVVRKNEPIKQPCILIFDSLAGASRSRVVATLRDYLTCEYQTKISKNKVFNKDNIKGSCPKIPQQNNFTDCGLYLLQYVEQFFKDPVLDYSLPIKQLGSWFDEIVVTRKREEISNLLKSLMNTYNPDSHLHLPDITFPTLNGKLIETEEHADDGSGSEKSSSSKEQKCDVRSSDGTTITFVKQMATGDILVKRNFADSTETLHLRKAIRLSSDTENRSVLPFKQNLIKKGDHDNQVLILHSGDLVKDIQNTLIVNKKTVADKKHGVHNQNVSVNCVRQSVSDSDNSFHKTRRINKLEDVMHDSVKKFKKNEC, from the exons TTGGTGAATCCGGTGCATGTGCTGTCGTCGCCTTCGGTGCTGCACCCGAGTCAGCAGCCTCCACCGCAGCCCCCGCCCCCGCCTCCTCCCCCTCCGCCGCAACATGCCACTCAGAGT CAATCCCAACCACAACCCCAACCGCAGATGTCACGTGCATCCCCTCAACTTCTGCAACAACTTCAACATCATCAGATACAGTTCCAGCAGCTGCAAcagcaacaacaacaacagtTGCAACAACAGCAACAGTTACAGCATCAGTTGCAGCAACAACAGCAGCAGCAACATCAAACACATCAGCAACACTTGCAATCTCAACAAATCCAACATCAGCAACAAGTTATGCAAACTGCATACATAAACCAGGCT gGCACTCCCACTCGTCCTCCACCACAGCGGCTGTTAAACCAGTCATTGAGTAACAACGGTGTCACATTAGTTCGGACACCAGTAAGGACAATGCGGCCTCGGAGACCGGTAGTCAGAAACGCCACTAGCCCCGCCTCGCCCTTGCAAGTGCCAGCCCGCCTTTTGAATCCACAAATGTTACAGCCg AGCTCGAGCGGGTCCAGTCCAGTGGGAGCCACAGTGCGGGCAACAATGAACACTGCCCCTGCGCGAGTAAGAACTCCGAGACCGGCCTCACCGCGGGTCCTAAATAGCCACGCGGGACACACACAGCACAGACCCCCTAGACCACGCACTCCTTTGCTGCAG cagCAACAACAACAGCAGCAGCAACAACATCAATTAGCACAACATCTTCTCGGACAACAGGTTCAACAACAACAATTAAATCAACTCAAATTATCACAACAG CAAcaacaaattattatcaacCAAAATCATGGTCAGCAGGCCCGTATAATAACTCCACAGGGGACAATAGTCACACAGTGTTTGAACCAATCGCCCCTGCAATCGCATCAAAACAATGGATCTCTAACAAATGTTCCTCAAACACAACAATTACAACAAATAAAGAAAGTTGTAGTTACGCCCAACAACGCCAATGAAATGGACGATCTCGAAGAAAGTATTACCGCGGCGATAGTTCAAAAGAATATTGCAAATGACAATGTAAACACGCAATTTCAAACTTCACCTATGAGACAATCCACGAGCGTGTCCCAACCGGTGAACAGTCATCAGATAAACTATCCCCAACACAGCTTTCAACCGGACAACGTGTTGCGAATATATGAAAGTCCCCACGTGCAACATGTGCATCAACATCAGGTTATGATGGAGCAAGACACCTCCGATCCTGAAGAGAGGCAGTTGGTTACCCTGTCGAGTGGTCATAGAATTACAATCGCGGAATATAGGCGGTTGCAATCGTCGCGGGTGTTGTCACAGCAACATCTACATCAACAACAGTTGCAACAACAACAGCCGAG gGAAACGGCAAGACAAACGCTAGTTAAAAGTAAGGAGCAACAGAGGCCAGTGCAAAGAGTACATCCGATGCAGACTCAGCCTCCGACGCCCATATCAG AAAACAACGAAGCAGGAAGTGGACCGTCAGAGCAATCGGCGGAGCCCCAATCGGCGAAAATGTTGATATTCCTGCAGAATGGGGAACAAAGACTCATCACCTTCACACTGCCCAAGGAGAGTTGTACACTACAGGAAGTGTTGGAACAG GTGAATGTTCCATTTACAGAAGACACCCATATACAGTGTATGCAGAATACGTCTAGCGAAATTGACTATTTTGTGTCAGTTGGATCTACAACGAGGATAGAAGACATGCTAGAGAATCATCCA ATGCTAGTTGGTGATATAGCCAGTAGAAGTTCCCCCAGTGTCGGTCCGCAATCTCAAAGCAGTGAAATGTCTACACCTGAAAAGCCACCTTGTCCAGAGAGCa CAAGTAGCAGTCCCGAATCTCCAAAATCTCCACCACCAAGATTTGTTGATGGAAAATTGGCTGTTTGTAAATCTTGTGGATACTCTGGCTTCGACTTCAATCGCTGTCAAAG atgtAAGCGTGTTTTCACTGAAGAACCCAAAAGTGTGACAATACAAAACAAAGGAATGGAACAGAAGAAGAAGGAAGGGGAGAAATCTGCATTGGAAAagcaaat acctTGTGGGGATGGCATAAAGATAAATCTGCTGAAGCAGACCGTCAAGAACCTTAACAATAAAATC GTTGTTCAAGAAAAAGGTAAACCAACCCGTGTCAGAAAACCTAGAGGAAAGCAGCCGGACCCTGAACCAGTTATATTGACTTTGAGTTCTGATGAAGAGGATTCCAATAGTTCCATGCTGAGTAATCAG atGGAACAGAACTTACATAGTAAAGAGCCATCTCTGCTGGAAATAGAAGGTGACACTCCAGATAGCGGTATTGGCTTTGATTTTGTTG ATGAAAGCAGAGAAGAGATCAGTCAAAATATGGCCAATATAGTTTCATCTTTCAAATGTCGAACTATCAGAATTGGATCATATAGATATACGCCCAAAGAAAAG atttttatatcaCCAAGAGGTATCAAAATTATTGCCCCATCATTAAAAAATGAATCTAAGGAAGTCGCTCTTCAAATACAATTAAAGGATATAGTGAGGATTTTAGTTCATTTTGGAAAGGGATTACCTGTAATTTTCTTGTATACAACTAGCAAATGTGGTGGATATATAAGAAAATCGTTAGAAATGGTTGATGAACTAG gtCCATATTACAATCCTTCTGCTAAAATTGATGCTTATAAGAGGATTACGTTATTGCCAGATGTAATTAGTGACgatttaaaaacttcttttcAAACATTATATGGGTCAGTCCTGGTTGACTTGACCACTAAAGAGGCGAATGAAATCCTTGTGCGAACTTGCCCAAAAGAAACCAGTATTTGTAAAGTGACAACTAGATCTGCAAGTGCTTCCAGTAATACAGgagttaaaag TGTAAATACAGCTGAACAAATCagacaaatattaatttacccACCGGGAAAAGGGGGAATTCCTATAAATACAGAGGATTATATGTGTCTAGCACAAGATCAATTTTTAAACGatgttattattgatttttatttaaaatacttagttCATGATACTTTAACAATCAGTCAGAGAGAAAAGACTCATATatttagtacatttttttataagagatTAACAACAAAGCCAAGTAAAGTGAATAAAAGTTCAAACCCCCTCGAGTGGGATAATAGTTTGACACCAGCACAGAAACGGCATGCGAGAGTCAAGACATGGACAAAGAATGTGAATATCTTTGACAAAGACTTTATAGTAGTTCCTATTAATGAAAATTGCCATTGGTTTGTGGCTATCATATGTTTTCCTAGCTTAGAGGGCTGTCGTAGTATGATTGATAATAGAATTGTAATTCCACAAGCAACTAAAAGAAAAG AACGAAAATCATCAATGCAAATAGGCAACACAACAATCACGCCTTTATCAAAACAGGAACAGCTCACATTAAATTGTGATTCTGATAATTTAAGTGAACGGGACGAAGCTGAGGCGGAT gaAAGTGACTTGGACATGCAATGTGACTCCGAAGAAGATGAAACAGAAAAACCAGTAGAGAAGAAACCTGAAGTACCTGTTGTTCGAAAAAATGAACCCATTAAACA ACCCTGCATTCTTATTTTTGATTCACTTGCTGGTGCTTCCCGATCAAGAGTTGTCGCTACATTGCGGGACTACCTCACTTGTGAATACCAAACTAAA ATATCTAAAAACAAAGTGTTCAACAAAGACAATATAAAAGGCAGTTGCCCAAAAATTCCCCAACAGAATAATTTTACAGACTGTGGCCTTTATTTACTACAATATGttgaacaattttttaag gaCCCGGTGCTGGACTATAGTTTGCCAATAAAACAACTAGGAAGTTGGTTTGATGAAATTGTTGTTACCAGGAAACGTGAAGAAATCtcgaatttattgaaatcccTAATGAATACATATAATCCAGATTCGCATTTACATCTACCTGATATCACATTCCCTACATTGAATG gaaAGTTAATTGAAACTGAAGAACATGCAGATGATGGTTCGGGCAGTGAAAAAAGCAGTTCAAGTAAAGAGCAAAAATGTGATGTTAGAAGCAGTGATGGGACTACAATTACTTTTGTGAAACAAATGGCAACAGGCGATATCCTTGTGAAGAGAAATTTTGCAGATTCAACTGAAACCTTACATTTACGAAAAGCTATAAGACTTTCAAGTGACACTGAAAATAGATCAGTGTTGCCTTTTAaacagaatttaattaaaaaaggagACCATGACAACCAAGTATTAATACTTCACTCTGGTGATTTGGTGAAAGACAttcaaaatacattaatagtgaataaaaaaacagtggctgATAAAAAGCACGGTGTacataatcaaaatgtttCAGTGAACTGTGTGCGACAAAGTGTTAGTGATAGTGACAACTCATTTCACAAAACGAGAAGAATAAATAAACTCGAGGATGTAATGCATGACTCTGTTAAGAAGTTTAAGAAGAATGAATGTTGA
- the LOC125055916 gene encoding uncharacterized protein LOC125055916 isoform X2, giving the protein MAQYYQIAVGQGHQLTLEDLQRYCPNICLDGRIVVNQDDQQYGQQVVVQQADQGNEIIVSEGVQVQPQLVVSEGLPYQQQYIIRHDQPPPPPPPPSNRPEFQQQQSQSHQQQTLLRHQVYYTSDLPVDTQVVFQHAPQIVDASLMQQSTPRSQHLVNPVHVLSSPSVLHPSQQPPPQPPPPPPPPPPQHATQSQSQPQPQPQMSRASPQLLQQLQHHQIQFQQLQQQQQQQLQQQQQLQHQLQQQQQQQHQTHQQHLQSQQIQHQQQVMQTAYINQAGTPTRPPPQRLLNQSLSNNGVTLVRTPVRTMRPRRPVVRNATSPASPLQVPARLLNPQMLQPSSSGSSPVGATVRATMNTAPARVRTPRPASPRVLNSHAGHTQHRPPRPRTPLLQQQQQQQQQHQLAQHLLGQQVQQQQLNQLKLSQQQQQIIINQNHGQQARIITPQGTIVTQCLNQSPLQSHQNNGSLTNVPQTQQLQQIKKVVVTPNNANEMDDLEESITAAIVQKNIANDNVNTQFQTSPMRQSTSVSQPVNSHQINYPQHSFQPDNVLRIYESPHVQHVHQHQVMMEQDTSDPEERQLVTLSSGHRITIAEYRRLQSSRVLSQQHLHQQQLQQQQPRETARQTLVKSKEQQRPVQRVHPMQTQPPTPISENNEAGSGPSEQSAEPQSAKMLIFLQNGEQRLITFTLPKESCTLQEVLEQVNVPFTEDTHIQCMQNTSSEIDYFVSVGSTTRIEDMLENHPMLVGDIASRSSPSVGPQSQSSEMSTPEKPPCPESTSSSPESPKSPPPRFVDGKLAVCKSCGYSGFDFNRCQRCKRVFTEEPKSVTIQNKGMEQKKKEGEKSALEKQIPCGDGIKINLLKQTVKNLNNKIVVQEKGKPTRVRKPRGKQPDPEPVILTLSSDEEDSNSSMLSNQMEQNLHSKEPSLLEIEGDTPDSGIGFDFVDESREEISQNMANIVSSFKCRTIRIGSYRYTPKEKIFISPRGIKIIAPSLKNESKEVALQIQLKDIVRILVHFGKGLPVIFLYTTSKCGGYIRKSLEMVDELGPYYNPSAKIDAYKRITLLPDVISDDLKTSFQTLYGSVLVDLTTKEANEILVRTCPKETSICKVTTRSASASSNTGVKSVNTAEQIRQILIYPPGKGGIPINTEDYMCLAQDQFLNDVIIDFYLKYLVHDTLTISQREKTHIFSTFFYKRLTTKPSKVNKSSNPLEWDNSLTPAQKRHARVKTWTKNVNIFDKDFIVVPINENCHWFVAIICFPSLEGCRSMIDNRIVIPQATKRKERKSSMQIGNTTITPLSKQEQLTLNCDSDNLSERDEAEADESDLDMQCDSEEDETEKPVEKKPEVPVVRKNEPIKQPCILIFDSLAGASRSRVVATLRDYLTCEYQTKISKNKVFNKDNIKGSCPKIPQQNNFTDCGLYLLQYVEQFFKDPVLDYSLPIKQLGSWFDEIVVTRKREEISNLLKSLMNTYNPDSHLHLPDITFPTLNGKLIETEEHADDGSGSEKSSSSKEQKCDVRSSDGTTITFVKQMATGDILVKRNFADSTETLHLRKAIRLSSDTENRSVLPFKQNLIKKGDHDNQVLILHSGDLVKDIQNTLIVNKKTVADKKHGVHNQNVSVNCVRQSVSDSDNSFHKTRRINKLEDVMHDSVKKFKKNEC; this is encoded by the exons TTGGTGAATCCGGTGCATGTGCTGTCGTCGCCTTCGGTGCTGCACCCGAGTCAGCAGCCTCCACCGCAGCCCCCGCCCCCGCCTCCTCCCCCTCCGCCGCAACATGCCACTCAGAGT CAATCCCAACCACAACCCCAACCGCAGATGTCACGTGCATCCCCTCAACTTCTGCAACAACTTCAACATCATCAGATACAGTTCCAGCAGCTGCAAcagcaacaacaacaacagtTGCAACAACAGCAACAGTTACAGCATCAGTTGCAGCAACAACAGCAGCAGCAACATCAAACACATCAGCAACACTTGCAATCTCAACAAATCCAACATCAGCAACAAGTTATGCAAACTGCATACATAAACCAGGCT gGCACTCCCACTCGTCCTCCACCACAGCGGCTGTTAAACCAGTCATTGAGTAACAACGGTGTCACATTAGTTCGGACACCAGTAAGGACAATGCGGCCTCGGAGACCGGTAGTCAGAAACGCCACTAGCCCCGCCTCGCCCTTGCAAGTGCCAGCCCGCCTTTTGAATCCACAAATGTTACAGCCg AGCTCGAGCGGGTCCAGTCCAGTGGGAGCCACAGTGCGGGCAACAATGAACACTGCCCCTGCGCGAGTAAGAACTCCGAGACCGGCCTCACCGCGGGTCCTAAATAGCCACGCGGGACACACACAGCACAGACCCCCTAGACCACGCACTCCTTTGCTGCAG CAACAACAACAGCAGCAGCAACAACATCAATTAGCACAACATCTTCTCGGACAACAGGTTCAACAACAACAATTAAATCAACTCAAATTATCACAACAG CAAcaacaaattattatcaacCAAAATCATGGTCAGCAGGCCCGTATAATAACTCCACAGGGGACAATAGTCACACAGTGTTTGAACCAATCGCCCCTGCAATCGCATCAAAACAATGGATCTCTAACAAATGTTCCTCAAACACAACAATTACAACAAATAAAGAAAGTTGTAGTTACGCCCAACAACGCCAATGAAATGGACGATCTCGAAGAAAGTATTACCGCGGCGATAGTTCAAAAGAATATTGCAAATGACAATGTAAACACGCAATTTCAAACTTCACCTATGAGACAATCCACGAGCGTGTCCCAACCGGTGAACAGTCATCAGATAAACTATCCCCAACACAGCTTTCAACCGGACAACGTGTTGCGAATATATGAAAGTCCCCACGTGCAACATGTGCATCAACATCAGGTTATGATGGAGCAAGACACCTCCGATCCTGAAGAGAGGCAGTTGGTTACCCTGTCGAGTGGTCATAGAATTACAATCGCGGAATATAGGCGGTTGCAATCGTCGCGGGTGTTGTCACAGCAACATCTACATCAACAACAGTTGCAACAACAACAGCCGAG gGAAACGGCAAGACAAACGCTAGTTAAAAGTAAGGAGCAACAGAGGCCAGTGCAAAGAGTACATCCGATGCAGACTCAGCCTCCGACGCCCATATCAG AAAACAACGAAGCAGGAAGTGGACCGTCAGAGCAATCGGCGGAGCCCCAATCGGCGAAAATGTTGATATTCCTGCAGAATGGGGAACAAAGACTCATCACCTTCACACTGCCCAAGGAGAGTTGTACACTACAGGAAGTGTTGGAACAG GTGAATGTTCCATTTACAGAAGACACCCATATACAGTGTATGCAGAATACGTCTAGCGAAATTGACTATTTTGTGTCAGTTGGATCTACAACGAGGATAGAAGACATGCTAGAGAATCATCCA ATGCTAGTTGGTGATATAGCCAGTAGAAGTTCCCCCAGTGTCGGTCCGCAATCTCAAAGCAGTGAAATGTCTACACCTGAAAAGCCACCTTGTCCAGAGAGCa CAAGTAGCAGTCCCGAATCTCCAAAATCTCCACCACCAAGATTTGTTGATGGAAAATTGGCTGTTTGTAAATCTTGTGGATACTCTGGCTTCGACTTCAATCGCTGTCAAAG atgtAAGCGTGTTTTCACTGAAGAACCCAAAAGTGTGACAATACAAAACAAAGGAATGGAACAGAAGAAGAAGGAAGGGGAGAAATCTGCATTGGAAAagcaaat acctTGTGGGGATGGCATAAAGATAAATCTGCTGAAGCAGACCGTCAAGAACCTTAACAATAAAATC GTTGTTCAAGAAAAAGGTAAACCAACCCGTGTCAGAAAACCTAGAGGAAAGCAGCCGGACCCTGAACCAGTTATATTGACTTTGAGTTCTGATGAAGAGGATTCCAATAGTTCCATGCTGAGTAATCAG atGGAACAGAACTTACATAGTAAAGAGCCATCTCTGCTGGAAATAGAAGGTGACACTCCAGATAGCGGTATTGGCTTTGATTTTGTTG ATGAAAGCAGAGAAGAGATCAGTCAAAATATGGCCAATATAGTTTCATCTTTCAAATGTCGAACTATCAGAATTGGATCATATAGATATACGCCCAAAGAAAAG atttttatatcaCCAAGAGGTATCAAAATTATTGCCCCATCATTAAAAAATGAATCTAAGGAAGTCGCTCTTCAAATACAATTAAAGGATATAGTGAGGATTTTAGTTCATTTTGGAAAGGGATTACCTGTAATTTTCTTGTATACAACTAGCAAATGTGGTGGATATATAAGAAAATCGTTAGAAATGGTTGATGAACTAG gtCCATATTACAATCCTTCTGCTAAAATTGATGCTTATAAGAGGATTACGTTATTGCCAGATGTAATTAGTGACgatttaaaaacttcttttcAAACATTATATGGGTCAGTCCTGGTTGACTTGACCACTAAAGAGGCGAATGAAATCCTTGTGCGAACTTGCCCAAAAGAAACCAGTATTTGTAAAGTGACAACTAGATCTGCAAGTGCTTCCAGTAATACAGgagttaaaag TGTAAATACAGCTGAACAAATCagacaaatattaatttacccACCGGGAAAAGGGGGAATTCCTATAAATACAGAGGATTATATGTGTCTAGCACAAGATCAATTTTTAAACGatgttattattgatttttatttaaaatacttagttCATGATACTTTAACAATCAGTCAGAGAGAAAAGACTCATATatttagtacatttttttataagagatTAACAACAAAGCCAAGTAAAGTGAATAAAAGTTCAAACCCCCTCGAGTGGGATAATAGTTTGACACCAGCACAGAAACGGCATGCGAGAGTCAAGACATGGACAAAGAATGTGAATATCTTTGACAAAGACTTTATAGTAGTTCCTATTAATGAAAATTGCCATTGGTTTGTGGCTATCATATGTTTTCCTAGCTTAGAGGGCTGTCGTAGTATGATTGATAATAGAATTGTAATTCCACAAGCAACTAAAAGAAAAG AACGAAAATCATCAATGCAAATAGGCAACACAACAATCACGCCTTTATCAAAACAGGAACAGCTCACATTAAATTGTGATTCTGATAATTTAAGTGAACGGGACGAAGCTGAGGCGGAT gaAAGTGACTTGGACATGCAATGTGACTCCGAAGAAGATGAAACAGAAAAACCAGTAGAGAAGAAACCTGAAGTACCTGTTGTTCGAAAAAATGAACCCATTAAACA ACCCTGCATTCTTATTTTTGATTCACTTGCTGGTGCTTCCCGATCAAGAGTTGTCGCTACATTGCGGGACTACCTCACTTGTGAATACCAAACTAAA ATATCTAAAAACAAAGTGTTCAACAAAGACAATATAAAAGGCAGTTGCCCAAAAATTCCCCAACAGAATAATTTTACAGACTGTGGCCTTTATTTACTACAATATGttgaacaattttttaag gaCCCGGTGCTGGACTATAGTTTGCCAATAAAACAACTAGGAAGTTGGTTTGATGAAATTGTTGTTACCAGGAAACGTGAAGAAATCtcgaatttattgaaatcccTAATGAATACATATAATCCAGATTCGCATTTACATCTACCTGATATCACATTCCCTACATTGAATG gaaAGTTAATTGAAACTGAAGAACATGCAGATGATGGTTCGGGCAGTGAAAAAAGCAGTTCAAGTAAAGAGCAAAAATGTGATGTTAGAAGCAGTGATGGGACTACAATTACTTTTGTGAAACAAATGGCAACAGGCGATATCCTTGTGAAGAGAAATTTTGCAGATTCAACTGAAACCTTACATTTACGAAAAGCTATAAGACTTTCAAGTGACACTGAAAATAGATCAGTGTTGCCTTTTAaacagaatttaattaaaaaaggagACCATGACAACCAAGTATTAATACTTCACTCTGGTGATTTGGTGAAAGACAttcaaaatacattaatagtgaataaaaaaacagtggctgATAAAAAGCACGGTGTacataatcaaaatgtttCAGTGAACTGTGTGCGACAAAGTGTTAGTGATAGTGACAACTCATTTCACAAAACGAGAAGAATAAATAAACTCGAGGATGTAATGCATGACTCTGTTAAGAAGTTTAAGAAGAATGAATGTTGA